In Magnetospirillum sp. XM-1, a single window of DNA contains:
- a CDS encoding N-acetylneuraminate synthase family protein, giving the protein MIIDKNIAKYLVFSEDTLKNALVKINENKERVVFAVDETGRLEGVLTDGDVRRWLVAADPVDLGIAVANVANGDFLSARLGADRHAIESMLDSRIAFVPLVDDYGHLVGVARARRPVLDLGGFRLEESSSAFIIAEIGNNHQGSLDMAIRLIDEAAGAGAHCAKFQMRDLASLYANAGDHTDASEDLGSQYTLDLLSRFSLKPEELFKAFDHCKAKGLIPLCTPWDLASVEALERYGIAAYKAASADLTNHQLLAAIADTGRPLLLSTGMSVEAEIIEAVEVLRQHGAQYVLLHCNSTYPAPFKDINLAYMDRLKSIGECLVGYSGHERGYAVVLAAVARGAKVVEKHFTLDKSLEGNDHKVSLLPEEFRAMVDAIGQVEESMGTAEARGLTQGEMMNRETLAKSLIINCDIAAGAEIRDDMLVVRSPGKGLQPNQRSRLVGRKAKRAMKAGDFFFASDISDSDARPRPFKFRRPWGLPVRYHDYRTLLPMTDMPLIEFHLSYVDMDLDLAPFFDQPLDVDFVIHSPELFAGDHVLDLCSEDEAYRAQSIANLQRVIDLTRRLKQWFPRTKRPQIVTNVGGFSMDAHLSADQVAHLHTLLDDSLARLDMDGVEIIPQTMPPYPWHFGGQRYHNLFVSAADIVGFCKRHDMRICLDVSHSKLACTHLKTTFSGFMEEVGPYVAHLHLADAKGVDGEGIQIGTGDIDFAAMARQLDRLAPQASFIPEIWQGHKNDGEGFWVALDRLEEWF; this is encoded by the coding sequence ATGATCATCGACAAGAACATCGCCAAATATCTGGTCTTCTCCGAGGACACGCTGAAGAACGCGTTGGTGAAGATCAACGAGAACAAGGAGAGGGTGGTCTTCGCCGTGGACGAGACCGGGCGTCTCGAAGGCGTGCTGACCGATGGCGACGTCCGGCGCTGGCTGGTGGCCGCCGATCCGGTGGATCTCGGTATCGCGGTGGCCAATGTTGCCAATGGCGACTTCCTTTCCGCCCGCCTGGGCGCCGACCGCCATGCCATTGAATCCATGCTGGATTCCAGGATCGCCTTCGTGCCCCTGGTCGATGATTACGGTCATCTGGTGGGTGTGGCCCGCGCCCGGCGGCCGGTTCTGGACCTCGGCGGCTTCCGGCTCGAGGAATCGTCGTCCGCCTTCATCATCGCCGAGATCGGCAACAACCACCAGGGCAGCCTGGACATGGCGATCCGCCTCATCGACGAGGCGGCCGGGGCCGGGGCCCATTGCGCCAAGTTCCAGATGCGCGACCTTGCCAGCCTCTACGCCAATGCCGGCGACCATACCGACGCGTCCGAGGATCTGGGCTCGCAGTACACCCTGGACCTGCTGTCGCGCTTTTCGCTGAAGCCCGAGGAACTGTTCAAGGCCTTCGACCATTGCAAGGCCAAGGGGCTGATTCCCCTGTGCACGCCATGGGATCTGGCCAGCGTCGAGGCGTTGGAGCGCTATGGCATCGCCGCCTATAAGGCGGCATCGGCCGATCTCACCAACCACCAGCTCCTGGCCGCCATCGCCGATACCGGGCGGCCGCTGCTGCTGTCGACCGGCATGTCGGTGGAAGCCGAGATCATCGAGGCGGTGGAGGTACTGCGTCAGCACGGCGCCCAGTACGTGTTGCTCCATTGCAACTCCACCTATCCGGCGCCATTCAAGGACATCAACCTGGCCTATATGGATCGGCTCAAGTCCATCGGCGAATGCCTGGTGGGCTATTCCGGCCATGAACGCGGTTATGCGGTGGTGCTGGCGGCCGTGGCCCGTGGCGCCAAGGTGGTGGAGAAGCATTTCACCCTGGACAAGTCCCTGGAAGGCAACGACCACAAGGTCAGCCTGCTGCCCGAGGAATTCCGCGCCATGGTCGATGCAATCGGCCAGGTGGAGGAATCCATGGGTACGGCCGAGGCGCGCGGCCTGACCCAGGGCGAGATGATGAATCGCGAGACCCTGGCCAAGAGCCTGATCATCAATTGCGACATCGCCGCGGGGGCGGAAATTCGGGACGATATGCTGGTGGTGCGCAGCCCCGGCAAGGGATTGCAGCCCAACCAGCGTTCCAGGCTGGTGGGGCGCAAGGCCAAGCGGGCCATGAAGGCCGGCGACTTTTTCTTCGCCAGCGACATCTCGGATTCCGACGCCAGGCCGCGTCCCTTCAAGTTCCGCCGTCCCTGGGGGTTGCCGGTGCGCTATCACGACTACCGCACCCTGCTGCCCATGACCGACATGCCGCTGATCGAGTTCCATCTCAGCTATGTGGACATGGATCTGGATCTTGCTCCCTTCTTCGACCAGCCCCTGGACGTGGATTTCGTCATCCACTCGCCGGAGCTGTTCGCCGGCGACCATGTGCTGGACCTGTGCTCGGAGGATGAAGCCTACCGCGCCCAATCCATCGCCAACCTGCAGCGGGTGATCGACCTGACCCGGCGCCTGAAGCAGTGGTTCCCACGCACCAAGCGGCCGCAGATCGTCACCAATGTCGGCGGCTTTTCCATGGATGCGCACCTGTCGGCGGATCAGGTCGCGCATTTGCACACCCTGCTGGACGACAGTCTGGCCCGTCTCGACATGGACGGCGTGGAAATCATCCCCCAGACCATGCCGCCCTATCCCTGGCATTTCGGCGGCCAGCGCTATCACAACCTGTTCGTGAGCGCCGCCGACATCGTCGGTTTCTGCAAGCGCCACGACATGCGCATCTGCCTGGACGTGTCGCATTCCAAGCTGGCCTGTACTCATCTGAAGACCACCTTCAGCGGCTTCATGGAAGAGGTCGGCCCTTATGTGGCCCACCTGCATCTGGCCGACGCCAAGGGGGTGGACGGCGAGGGCATCCAGATCGGCACCGGCGACATCGACTTCGCCGCCATGGCCCGCCAGCTGGACCGTCTGGCGCCCCAGGCCAGCTTCATTCCGGAAATCTGGCAGGGTCACAAGAACGACGGCGAAGGTTTCTGGGTGGCCCTGGACCGGCTGGAGGAGTGGTTCTGA
- a CDS encoding histidinol-phosphate transaminase — MSVPRFAPPSPRPEVADSGLTRPDWVGNNPRDPGKLWLDKNENTDPAMIDLVRSVIASVPADAGFTYPDLGPVYRKLAPMLGVPPQCLLLTPGSDGAIRAVFEAYIAPGDRVLHTVPTFAMYGVYSRMYGAEVTGLEYRPSNDGPVLHADDVIAAIRESRPKLVGLPNPDSPTGTVFSLADLRRIIEAAGDVGALILIDEAYYPFHAETVLPWVMDYPHLVVCRSTGKAWGMAGVRVGYAAAHPDVAVMLHKVRAMYEVGALSASVFERMLDHEDAMRASVARISAGKAHFLAAMDQLGFRTLKGQGNFLHVAFGARAEAIHAALAPIVYYRKDFAEPCLKGFSRFSSTTVELFNPVIETIRGVVKGEGYS, encoded by the coding sequence ATGAGCGTACCCCGTTTCGCCCCACCGTCCCCCCGCCCCGAAGTCGCCGATTCAGGCCTGACCCGTCCCGACTGGGTCGGCAACAATCCGCGTGATCCGGGCAAATTGTGGCTCGACAAGAACGAGAACACCGATCCGGCGATGATCGATCTGGTGCGCTCGGTCATCGCCTCGGTGCCCGCCGATGCCGGCTTCACCTATCCCGATCTGGGTCCTGTCTACCGCAAACTGGCCCCCATGCTGGGTGTGCCGCCCCAGTGCCTACTGCTGACCCCGGGTTCGGACGGGGCGATCCGGGCGGTGTTCGAGGCCTATATCGCGCCCGGCGACCGGGTACTGCACACGGTTCCCACCTTCGCCATGTACGGTGTCTATTCCCGCATGTACGGCGCCGAGGTCACCGGGCTGGAGTACCGCCCTTCCAATGACGGGCCGGTGCTGCACGCCGACGACGTCATCGCCGCCATCCGCGAATCCCGGCCGAAGCTGGTCGGACTGCCCAATCCCGACAGCCCTACCGGCACGGTGTTCTCCCTGGCGGACCTGCGCCGCATCATCGAGGCGGCGGGCGATGTGGGGGCGCTAATTCTTATCGACGAAGCCTATTACCCCTTCCACGCCGAGACGGTGCTGCCCTGGGTCATGGACTATCCCCATCTGGTGGTCTGCCGCTCCACCGGCAAGGCCTGGGGCATGGCCGGCGTCCGCGTGGGCTATGCGGCGGCGCATCCCGACGTGGCGGTGATGCTTCACAAGGTCCGTGCCATGTACGAGGTCGGCGCCCTGTCGGCCTCGGTGTTCGAGCGCATGCTCGACCATGAAGACGCCATGCGGGCTTCGGTGGCGCGGATCAGCGCCGGCAAGGCCCACTTCCTGGCCGCCATGGACCAACTGGGCTTCCGGACGCTTAAGGGCCAAGGCAATTTCCTGCATGTGGCTTTCGGGGCCCGGGCCGAGGCGATTCACGCCGCCCTGGCGCCCATCGTTTATTATCGCAAGGATTTTGCGGAGCCCTGCCTCAAGGGTTTCTCGCGCTTTTCCTCCACCACGGTGGAGCTGTTCAACCCGGTGATCGAAACCATCCGGGGCGTCGTCAAGGGAGAGGGATACTCATGA
- a CDS encoding Gfo/Idh/MocA family protein: MKTVKVALIGCGRVAGHHLRSIAKVEGGEIVAVCDLVEDKAKAYGAEYGIPFFTNYHTMLQSMPEIDVVAIITPSGMHFEHGMDVLTRYGKHIIMEKPTFMRPEQLHVAYDEAAKKGVKIFPVFQNRHNKAVRKVKEALSNGELGDIRIMNVRLRWCRPQRYYDLSPWRGTFSHDGGAISNQGIHHVDLLRFLGGEVDKVSATMRTLGADIEVEDTVVSTFTYPGKAVGSLEVTTAARPDDFEASVSIVGSNGLAQLGGWAVNELQVFTPDPSACATYSEKIPDAYGFGHTTVYANLVADLNGVRPFDVTREDCLASLKLWHSFYRSDEANGAWTSVDSEEQSPRLGRANDAVSNLYRTPAP; the protein is encoded by the coding sequence ATGAAGACGGTCAAGGTAGCGCTGATCGGCTGCGGCCGCGTCGCCGGGCATCACCTGCGCTCCATCGCCAAGGTCGAGGGCGGCGAGATCGTGGCCGTGTGCGATCTGGTGGAGGACAAGGCCAAGGCCTATGGCGCCGAATACGGCATTCCCTTCTTCACCAATTACCACACCATGCTCCAATCCATGCCCGAGATCGATGTGGTGGCCATCATCACGCCGTCGGGCATGCATTTCGAGCATGGCATGGACGTGCTGACCCGCTACGGCAAGCACATCATCATGGAAAAGCCCACCTTCATGCGGCCCGAGCAGCTGCACGTGGCCTATGACGAGGCGGCGAAGAAGGGTGTGAAGATCTTCCCGGTGTTCCAGAATCGCCACAACAAGGCCGTCCGCAAGGTCAAGGAGGCGCTGTCCAACGGCGAGCTGGGCGATATCCGCATCATGAACGTACGACTGCGCTGGTGCCGGCCGCAGCGCTATTACGATCTGTCGCCCTGGCGCGGAACCTTCAGCCATGACGGCGGCGCCATCTCCAACCAGGGCATCCACCACGTGGACCTGCTGCGCTTCCTGGGTGGCGAGGTGGACAAGGTCAGCGCCACCATGCGCACGCTCGGCGCCGATATCGAGGTGGAGGATACCGTGGTCTCCACCTTCACCTATCCCGGCAAGGCGGTGGGATCGCTGGAAGTCACCACGGCGGCAAGGCCCGACGATTTCGAGGCCTCGGTGTCCATCGTCGGCTCGAACGGCCTGGCTCAGCTGGGCGGCTGGGCGGTGAACGAGCTGCAGGTCTTCACCCCCGACCCCTCGGCCTGCGCCACCTATTCGGAAAAAATTCCCGATGCCTACGGCTTTGGCCACACCACGGTTTACGCCAATCTGGTGGCCGATCTGAACGGCGTGCGGCCCTTCGACGTGACGCGTGAGGATTGCCTGGCTTCGCTCAAGCTGTGGCACTCGTTCTATCGCTCGGACGAGGCCAATGGCGCCTGGACCAGCGTGGATTCAGAAGAACAGTCGCCGCGCCTGGGCCGCGCCAACGACGCCGTTTCCAACCTCTACCGCACGCCCGCGCCCTGA
- a CDS encoding Gfo/Idh/MocA family protein, producing the protein MSKLRVGIAGYGVVGKRRRQFIDQRDDMVTVAVCDRTFEGEGVMADGLRHYTNAQRLIEAEQLDALFVCLTNDVAADVTCAGLDKGLHVFCEKPPGRDVADIERVIACEARHPGLKLKYGFNHRYHDSVRDALALMASGELGRVINMRGVYGKSQFISYGAHSDWRTQRAVAGGGILLDQGIHMVDLMRLFGGEFDEVKAIVTNDFWKHDIEDNAYALMRSRSGVVAMLHSTATQWRHRFNLEITLEKGALILSGILSGSKSYGAETLSVVWADDEDNGDPKEQTTRYNRDPSWADEIAEFADAVLRGGAIAAGSSNDALETMRLVYRIYCADPEWKSRWGLSDEN; encoded by the coding sequence ATGAGCAAGCTGCGGGTCGGAATCGCCGGGTATGGCGTCGTGGGCAAGCGCCGCCGCCAGTTCATCGACCAGCGCGACGACATGGTCACCGTCGCCGTCTGCGACCGCACCTTCGAAGGTGAGGGGGTGATGGCCGATGGCCTGCGCCATTACACCAACGCCCAGCGCCTTATCGAGGCCGAGCAACTGGATGCCCTGTTTGTCTGCCTCACCAACGATGTGGCCGCCGATGTGACCTGTGCCGGGCTGGACAAGGGGCTGCACGTCTTCTGCGAGAAGCCTCCCGGGCGCGACGTGGCCGATATCGAGCGGGTGATCGCCTGCGAGGCCCGCCACCCGGGGCTGAAGCTTAAATACGGCTTCAACCACCGCTATCACGATTCGGTGCGCGACGCGCTGGCGCTGATGGCATCGGGCGAGCTGGGCCGCGTGATCAACATGCGCGGCGTCTACGGCAAGAGCCAGTTCATCTCCTACGGCGCCCACTCCGACTGGCGAACCCAGCGCGCCGTGGCGGGCGGCGGCATTTTGCTGGACCAGGGTATCCACATGGTGGACCTGATGCGCCTGTTCGGCGGCGAGTTCGACGAGGTCAAGGCCATCGTCACCAACGATTTCTGGAAGCACGACATCGAAGACAACGCCTATGCCCTGATGCGCTCGCGCAGCGGTGTGGTCGCCATGCTTCATTCCACCGCCACACAGTGGCGGCATCGCTTTAATCTGGAGATCACTCTGGAGAAGGGCGCCCTGATCCTGTCGGGCATCCTGTCGGGTTCCAAGAGCTATGGCGCCGAGACCCTGAGCGTGGTGTGGGCCGACGACGAGGACAATGGCGACCCCAAGGAACAGACCACCCGCTACAACCGCGACCCCAGCTGGGCCGACGAGATCGCCGAATTCGCCGATGCCGTCTTGAGGGGCGGCGCCATCGCCGCCGGGTCATCCAACGATGCCCTGGAGACCATGCGGCTGGTCTATCGAATTTATTGCGCCGATCCCGAGTGGAAGTCCCGCTGGGGCTTAAGCGACGAGAATTGA
- a CDS encoding 3-deoxy-manno-octulosonate cytidylyltransferase, producing MTRIIGLIPARMAASRFPGKPLFPIFGRPMIEHVFERAKLFGRWDALAICTCDEEIRAFGESKGYPVIMTSDKHTRALDRVAEAATKCGVPVEDGDIVLNVQGDEPMMHPDMIAATIKPLEERAEVRGTMLAMDIVDEAQFRNPDALKIIHDLNGRVLYTSRQPIPHCKTFGPELEAKRIYGIFGFKWDFLKLFTELPPSPLEIKEACDSNRLYDYGHHQHIAPYPFRPSFSVDSPHDIGIVEAAMKGDPLWGKY from the coding sequence ATGACCCGCATTATCGGCCTTATCCCGGCCCGCATGGCCGCCAGCCGCTTTCCCGGCAAGCCGCTGTTTCCTATTTTCGGCCGTCCCATGATCGAGCATGTCTTCGAGCGCGCCAAGCTGTTCGGCCGCTGGGACGCCCTAGCCATCTGCACCTGCGACGAGGAGATCAGGGCGTTCGGCGAGTCCAAGGGCTATCCGGTGATCATGACCTCGGACAAGCACACCCGCGCGCTCGACCGGGTGGCCGAGGCGGCCACCAAGTGCGGCGTCCCGGTGGAGGACGGCGACATCGTGCTGAACGTCCAGGGCGACGAGCCCATGATGCACCCCGACATGATCGCCGCCACCATCAAGCCGCTGGAGGAGCGGGCCGAGGTACGCGGCACCATGCTGGCCATGGACATCGTCGACGAGGCCCAGTTCCGCAATCCCGACGCGCTGAAGATCATCCACGACCTCAACGGCCGGGTTCTTTACACCTCGCGCCAGCCCATCCCCCATTGCAAGACCTTCGGCCCCGAGCTGGAGGCCAAGCGTATCTACGGCATCTTCGGCTTCAAGTGGGACTTCCTGAAGCTGTTCACCGAACTGCCCCCTAGCCCGCTGGAGATCAAGGAGGCGTGCGATTCCAACCGCCTCTACGATTACGGCCATCACCAGCACATCGCGCCCTATCCCTTCCGCCCCAGCTTCTCGGTGGACAGCCCCCACGACATCGGCATCGTCGAGGCGGCCATGAAGGGTGACCCGCTGTGGGGGAAGTACTAG
- a CDS encoding SDR family NAD(P)-dependent oxidoreductase, whose protein sequence is MTPLAGKLALVTGGTRGIGAAIAARLLADGAQVIVTGTLPGGEGPAGSRYLAADFADSEATAAFAAEAAGLGVDILVNNAGINKVSPFAEIDPADFARIQQVNVTAPFLLARAVVPGMQARGWGRIVTISSIWGRISRAGRGAYSASKFAVDGLTAALAAEVAQFGVLANCVAPGFIDTELTRQVLGKDGIKELTAQVPARRLGRPEEIAAFVAWLAGPENTYISGQNLVIDGGFTRV, encoded by the coding sequence ATGACGCCCCTGGCCGGCAAGCTTGCCCTGGTCACCGGCGGCACCCGCGGCATCGGGGCCGCCATCGCCGCTCGCCTGCTGGCCGATGGCGCCCAGGTGATCGTCACCGGTACCCTTCCCGGCGGCGAAGGGCCGGCGGGCAGCCGCTATCTGGCGGCGGATTTCGCCGATTCCGAGGCTACCGCCGCCTTCGCGGCGGAGGCGGCGGGGCTGGGCGTCGACATCCTGGTCAACAACGCCGGCATCAACAAGGTCAGCCCCTTCGCCGAGATCGACCCCGCTGACTTTGCCCGCATCCAGCAGGTCAACGTCACCGCGCCCTTCCTGCTGGCCCGCGCCGTGGTGCCGGGCATGCAGGCCAGGGGCTGGGGCCGCATCGTCACCATCAGCTCCATCTGGGGCCGCATCTCGCGGGCCGGCCGCGGCGCCTATTCCGCCAGCAAGTTCGCCGTGGACGGACTGACCGCCGCCCTGGCCGCCGAGGTGGCCCAGTTCGGTGTCCTGGCCAATTGCGTGGCGCCCGGCTTCATCGACACCGAGTTGACCCGCCAGGTGCTGGGCAAGGACGGCATCAAGGAGTTGACCGCCCAGGTTCCCGCCCGCCGCCTGGGCCGCCCCGAGGAGATCGCCGCCTTCGTCGCCTGGCTGGCCGGGCCCGAGAACACCTATATCAGCGGCCAGAACCTAGTCATCGATGGAGGCTTCACCCGTGTCTGA
- a CDS encoding AroB-related putative sugar phosphate phospholyase (cyclizing): MSEAMTIASHKGPYHVQFDEQGLERLNAAVPADAHFIIDARVAELYRERMGAILAHRSVLLIEAVEPNKSLECFPAYVQHLVDRGLRRDHLLIAIGGGIIQDITCFLAATMLRGVKWRFYPTTLLAQCDSCIGSKSSINCGDAKNILGTFTPPNEVVIATTFLDTLDPREVRSGVGEMLKVHAISGPKDFTALAGRYGRLFTERDAMIATIHRALEIKKGYIEIDEFDTGPRLVFNLGHSFGHAIEAATDFAVPHGIAVSMGMDMANWTSWHLGIGTEAHFRAAHSVLAKNYAGYQATPVPLDRFMAALAKDKKNTGSGSVTLILPDKDGKVFRGVHAADDNFRAICARYFTEGRT, encoded by the coding sequence GTGTCTGAGGCCATGACCATCGCGTCCCACAAGGGGCCGTACCACGTCCAGTTCGACGAGCAGGGCCTGGAGCGTCTGAACGCCGCCGTGCCCGCCGACGCCCATTTCATCATCGATGCCCGCGTGGCCGAGTTGTACCGCGAGCGCATGGGCGCCATCCTGGCGCATCGCTCGGTCCTGCTGATCGAGGCGGTCGAACCCAACAAGTCGCTGGAATGCTTTCCCGCCTACGTCCAGCATCTGGTGGACAGGGGTCTACGCCGCGATCACCTGCTGATCGCCATCGGCGGCGGCATCATCCAGGACATCACCTGCTTCCTGGCCGCCACCATGCTGCGTGGCGTGAAGTGGCGGTTCTATCCCACCACCCTGCTGGCCCAGTGCGATTCCTGCATCGGCTCCAAATCCAGCATCAATTGCGGCGACGCCAAGAATATCCTGGGCACCTTCACGCCGCCCAACGAGGTGGTCATCGCCACCACCTTCCTCGACACCTTGGACCCGCGCGAGGTGCGCTCCGGCGTGGGCGAGATGCTGAAGGTCCACGCCATCAGCGGACCAAAGGACTTCACCGCCCTGGCCGGGCGCTACGGCCGGCTGTTCACCGAGCGGGACGCCATGATCGCCACCATCCACCGGGCGCTGGAGATCAAGAAGGGCTATATCGAGATCGACGAGTTCGACACCGGCCCGCGCCTGGTGTTCAACCTGGGTCATTCCTTCGGCCACGCCATCGAAGCGGCCACCGATTTCGCCGTGCCCCACGGCATCGCCGTCAGCATGGGAATGGACATGGCCAACTGGACCAGCTGGCATTTAGGGATCGGCACCGAAGCCCATTTCCGGGCCGCCCATTCGGTTCTGGCCAAGAACTACGCCGGCTATCAGGCGACGCCCGTGCCGCTGGACCGCTTCATGGCCGCGCTGGCCAAGGACAAGAAGAATACCGGATCGGGCAGCGTCACCCTGATCCTGCCCGACAAGGACGGCAAGGTGTTCCGGGGCGTCCATGCCGCCGACGACAATTTCCGGGCCATCTGCGCCCGCTATTTCACGGAAGGCCGGACATGA
- a CDS encoding phosphoglycerate dehydrogenase, producing the protein MTDTTTRVAVASRSFSKHPVLRAELLARYERVTFNDAGVSLSGEALVEFLSGHDKAITALETLSAEVLERLSDLKVVGKYGVGLDMIDLAVMSRLGKRLGWTGGVNRRSVSELVIAFMIALLRHIPQGNALIRDGGWRQLMGRQLSDRVVGIVGCGHIGKDLARLLKAFGCRVLAHDIKDFPEFYAETGVEPHGLEPLLAEADIVTLHLPLDASTRDMLSAERLALMRPGAILINAARGGLVDETALRGMLEDGRLAGAAFDVFAIEPPEDRALIGLPNFLCTPHVGGSAEEAVLAMGRAAIAGLDDFRDPLDYKGQG; encoded by the coding sequence ATGACCGACACCACGACCCGCGTGGCGGTGGCGTCCCGCTCGTTCTCGAAGCACCCGGTGCTGCGCGCCGAGCTGCTGGCCCGCTATGAGCGCGTCACCTTCAACGACGCGGGCGTCTCGCTGTCCGGTGAGGCGCTGGTGGAGTTCCTGTCGGGCCACGACAAGGCGATCACCGCCCTGGAAACCCTGTCGGCCGAGGTGCTGGAACGCCTGTCCGACTTGAAGGTGGTGGGCAAGTACGGCGTCGGCCTCGATATGATCGATCTGGCCGTCATGAGCCGGCTGGGCAAACGGCTGGGCTGGACCGGTGGCGTCAACCGGCGCTCGGTCTCCGAACTGGTGATCGCCTTCATGATCGCCCTGCTGCGTCACATCCCCCAGGGCAACGCCCTGATTCGCGATGGCGGCTGGCGTCAGCTGATGGGCCGCCAGCTGAGCGATCGGGTGGTGGGCATCGTCGGCTGCGGCCATATCGGCAAGGATCTGGCGCGGCTGCTGAAGGCCTTCGGCTGCCGGGTGCTGGCCCACGACATCAAGGACTTTCCCGAGTTCTACGCCGAGACGGGGGTGGAGCCGCACGGGCTGGAACCCCTGCTGGCCGAGGCCGACATCGTCACCTTGCACCTGCCGCTGGACGCTTCGACCCGCGATATGCTATCGGCAGAGCGTCTGGCCCTGATGCGGCCCGGCGCCATCCTAATCAACGCGGCACGCGGCGGCCTGGTGGACGAGACGGCGCTGCGCGGCATGCTGGAGGATGGAAGGCTGGCCGGGGCGGCGTTCGACGTGTTCGCCATCGAACCGCCCGAGGACCGCGCTCTGATCGGCCTGCCCAACTTCCTGTGCACGCCCCATGTGGGCGGCTCGGCCGAGGAGGCGGTGCTGGCCATGGGCCGCGCCGCCATCGCCGGACTGGACGATTTCCGCGACCCGCTGGACTACAAGGGGCAGGGATGA
- a CDS encoding methyltransferase domain-containing protein: MSAFSMVKLALRGLGLDTTRLYQSLSGASIDAAIRQQGLAPMVERLRRALPDVSDQYTDGFDRGEYERYWERKMRGLHAFQVQCILDALAAVGGKDMVLADIGDSSGNHALYLKDVASPGLVDKVISVNLDPVAVEKVRAKGGEALLCRAEEMDLEGIRPDLFMSFEMVEHLTDPVRFMHGLATRGTARHLLFTVPLQRHSRFGGIEVRAGLDRLPDRLTPEMVHIFEFSPEDWRLLAYLAGYKTVWTRLYRQYPARGPLRLTEPLWRKVDYEGFAAFFCERDLSLASRYTGW, translated from the coding sequence ATGAGCGCGTTTTCCATGGTGAAGTTGGCCCTGCGCGGTCTGGGGCTGGACACCACCCGGCTGTATCAGTCGCTGTCGGGGGCCAGCATCGACGCCGCCATCCGCCAGCAGGGGCTGGCCCCCATGGTCGAGCGCCTGCGCCGGGCGTTGCCCGACGTGTCGGACCAGTACACCGACGGCTTCGACCGGGGCGAGTACGAGCGTTACTGGGAACGCAAGATGCGCGGCCTGCACGCCTTCCAGGTCCAGTGCATCTTGGACGCGCTGGCGGCGGTGGGCGGCAAGGACATGGTGCTGGCCGACATCGGCGATTCGTCTGGCAACCACGCCCTTTACCTGAAGGACGTGGCTTCCCCCGGCCTGGTGGACAAGGTGATCAGCGTCAACCTGGACCCGGTGGCGGTGGAGAAAGTCCGCGCCAAGGGCGGCGAGGCGTTGCTGTGCCGGGCCGAGGAAATGGACCTGGAGGGCATCCGCCCCGACCTGTTCATGTCGTTCGAGATGGTGGAGCACCTGACCGATCCGGTGCGCTTCATGCACGGGCTGGCGACCCGCGGCACCGCCCGGCACCTGCTGTTTACCGTGCCGCTGCAACGGCACAGCCGCTTCGGCGGCATCGAGGTGCGGGCGGGGCTGGACCGCCTGCCGGATCGCCTGACTCCGGAAATGGTCCATATTTTCGAATTCTCGCCTGAGGACTGGCGCCTGCTGGCCTATCTGGCCGGGTACAAGACGGTATGGACCCGCCTTTACCGGCAATATCCGGCGCGCGGCCCGCTGCGCCTGACTGAACCGTTGTGGCGCAAGGTGGATTACGAGGGTTTTGCCGCCTTCTTCTGCGAGCGGGACTTGTCGCTGGCGTCGCGTTATACCGGCTGGTAG